The Trypanosoma brucei brucei TREU927 chromosome 4, complete sequence genomic sequence CTACACCTCGCTTGCACCTCACCCGCCACTGGCGCCTCCTGGGTGCAACTGTTATCGGTACCACCAACGACTCCGCGGGTCGAAGTAATGGTGGCCGTGACGGCATCGCGCCCCGCACGTAACTGTACCGGTGCTGGGATAACCCTCGACATCTCCTTCCGGTGCCGACTGTCTGCGGAGGCTAAAGCACTCGCATGCTCCGGAAGTCGGGCACTTACCTCTACAAGCATTTTAGCAGCGCCCCTGGATTCAACCGAACTGTTCGGTTCCGCCGCACCGCCACAGCCATCGTCAAAGGAAAGGCGCCTGGAAACATCTGCTGGTGCGGGGAATTTCTCAGTACAGAACATACACTTATCAGATACAACCATGCCCTGTGCGCCACTGCAGGCAACGAGTGTTGTGTCCGGAACAGCAGTCGCCGCGACTTCTGTATTcacattgttgctgttgttatttgtttccgtGGCTCGAGGAGCTGCCACGTGGATAACGTCATTTGTGAGAGTAGCCGCGGCTACCCCACTCTCTCCATTACGAGCAGAAGCCACACGAGTGGGTGTTGATATGGAAGGATTAACAGACGGGTATCTTCCAGCGGGGATGGCATCGCGCACATCCCCCCCGCGCGCATATGTACTAAGCGCTGATCTAGAGCTGTTAACGACCCGCATTTGTGGTGAGTGTGTTGCAAACCCTAACTTGCTGTTTGCAGCACCCACACAGCGGATACCACTACTGCTACGCGTCACACCACTGCTTACTCGTGGGCTAATTTGCACGGACGAAATCCTTTCACTTGTAAGCCAGTCAGCCCCATATGGAATACGTACCCCCTCACTTGTACTGATTCTCCGCCCACTGCTGCACGTCACTGACCCAAGCTGCGGTGTTGACTGCATTGGGGCCATCACTGACCTTGCCCGCACATATTTATCCTTCATGTTTCCATGAGGATGACAAGTGGTTGATCTCACGGGTGCTTCTGTAATGGAAATCGGCCTTTCCGGTAGCAGTAACGAAGGCGATGGCAGCGATGAAGATGTTAGTAATGAAGTCGTGGTTTGCGACCCTGCTGGATCTTCCCAATTAGTCGAACTAACGCGTCCATCGGCAGCTCTCACGGCAGATGACAACGGTGCCCTCATTCTCCCCGCGGATACACTCCTACTGGCGATCACGCCACTAACAGAAGCAAAGTacctattattactaccgCCGTTGCCggcattattatcatttgcCGCCGTAACGCTGTTGGTGCAGGTGTTGGATGAGGTGTAATGCAAGGACTTGCGTTCCGGTGCAACGTTGGTTGCAAAAGTGTACTGCGAGCGACGGCCTTCCACCAACGGCTTGTCCTTCCGCCACGAGTCGCCCACCTCACGGCGTGGGCACTCACTCATGCGCAACGCCGCGTTCTATGGCACACAAAAGGCAGTCAGTCCACTTAAAGTGGTGAGGGTAAACACGTAtacaaaatatatgtatatacgtgcTGTGTTAGTTAAGCCACCAGTGTAAGCATTCAGGTGTTTTttgtgaggaaaagaaaagccaaAGAAGAACGCATGAGGAAATTCGGGGTTGCCAAGACGGTGCCAAGAAGCAGGTAAGGATGAAACcagataaaaaaaaggggtgcATAAACAAGAGTAGCAACCAAACTACAACGCCACGTTTAAATATAACTCATCACAAGCACAGAAATCaacatatatgtttatatgtatgcatatatacacaaacGTGCGTAGGGAAGCGCAACTACCTTGACACTTTTCCCCGGAGAGATGTGGGgagaggggagggaagaagcattaaaaaaaaaacaatagcaaaAGGTGAAAGAAGCAGGATAGAAGGCTCACATTTTgtccccccctcttttttaatatttactctttctttcctcaagcATAAAACCCAAATAAATAtcactttccctcccttcgtGGTGTGATCTCTCAAATgcatcaaaaagaaaggaaggcgACGTCCGTTGGGGAGCAATAAAGCATATGGTAAGCGTGCCGAGCAGGTAGAGGGTGCAGCACAGGTTCAGAGAGAAAATTTAAGTATAAATCAGTTATCAAGTCCTTAATCCATCCATTCATTACCTGCCTTCACCGcactctttccccctccctccttaTCTCCTTATCaccatcctttttttttctttttttcttcttgtttatACGCATCATCTCTTTcacattccttttcatcATCCCGCTACATTAGCAAAATAGAAGAGTACATTTCTTAAAATGGTGGAGGAGTGAACAAGTTATGGATTGAAGGGGGGCGTGTACGACTCTCCCATAAGCGcggcttttttttaaaaaattatttgTCTCTTCCcacaagacaaaaacaaaaacaactcATCAGCCGATCAGTTACACCAAcgacagatatatatatatatatatatatatatatattaaaaaattCTCATttaatcattttcttttttctgacCTCATAGAAATAAatctctcttcctctccaCGGGTTCAAACACATGAGAATGATGAAACACGGAGTAGAGAGcgaggcaacaaaaagaaaaaaaagagaaaaaaaaagagaaacggtggaaggggggaaagttaAGACTTGTAGCTGACAAATGTCAGGCGCGAGACAGTTCTCCGACTTGTGATTTCCATGCATAAAaggcaaagggaaaaggggggggagagagaaatgaaCATTGAGAAATGGTTCCGCTACACGCTTTGGTCAGAAGCATgtgcaaaaataaaacaacaacgaaaaaaacaaacaaacaaaaaaagaaaatgctgCTGGATGCGGGCATAACCGTCTATCATACATAAtaatggaaaggaagaggaaaacaaacaaacaaacaaacaaacaaacaaacacacaaacacaaaaggtGAGTAGGTACAACGTATCAGGTATTCACCACTAGCCGCTTAAATTACACATTTCATGATCCTTCCAATAGTATACAAATGTCACAGTGACGAGCAAGCAGCCTTTGAAACtgaatggaagaaaagaaacataaaaagaaagagagaaataaaggagagagaaaaagaaaggccaGCCCGAAAACGGTACTGAAAATGAGAgagttaagaaaaaaaaaacacaacaacgggtgataaaaatagaaagaaaagtgccAGATATTAAAAACTCAAGTATCTATTTACTATTATTCTCGCTTCACTGATAACGGCAAAATGTGATAAGTTGTGCGTtgcctgaaaaaaaaaagagagagacaaaaacaaaaaggtagGCAAAAATCGTACAAATCAGACCCATGATCActcaataaaaacaacattcCGCTTAATTAACAGTATCATTTCGTTTCGCAACTTACGCCACTTTATCATATCCCTATGAAACACcgctttttccttctttattcctctttttttcctcatcacCATGTACAACTGCAGCATCATTGCCGGTTGTAAAGATGATGTAACCGGCAAGAAAGAGATCCGCTCGTATAACTTACACCAAGCCTTCCCTcctgcaaaaacaaaagaataaaataaataaataaatatatatatatatatatatatatattcttcttcttccctttcaatTCGGGAATCTCTCTTGCTGGTTCAAatattccttctttatttgcaTTGTTTTACGTGCCTCTttatcccccttttttttttcgccgcACCTTTCTGCTAGGTGAAATAAATGCAGCCTGAGCACCGCACTGAATTACAAagatggaaaggggggaggggaggggggggggcggaaaagcaaaaaaaaaaagccagcacagaggaggagagggaacAGGAGGCCAACACACCCAAGCGGGTACACTAAGAGGCGCCCAAGCAAAATAGTGGAAATCTGCGGAAATCACAATGAAGGCGGTTGAAAGAAGAATCAACgacaaagaaacacaagaaaCGAAGGCGGGGAAATGGAAGTGGCGACTGCGGCGAAGCAGCCGAttgaaataaaatgaaaacaacaacagcaacaacgcgaacaaaacaataaaaccAAGGAATGAAAGTGGTGAGACGAAACAGGATAGGTGAAATTGAgtacaataacaacaacaacaacagagaatCGGCAACTAGCATCAATATCTGTGATACTGGTTGTGTGTTACAGGTCGTAAACCCCGCTGAGGTGCGCAAGCATATGTGGAGGCGAACAAATACCCAGTCATTGTGCAACATGTGGGGGAAGCACaagagaaagcaaaaaggaatCAACATAACAAAATATAGGAACACGGGATCGGTCACTCAATAGAAATCCGAAGGGTGTAGCAACCGATACTAAAAGAGAGGGGTACAACAATAGGGTacaaaagcacaaagaagaacaaacagatttgaaacaaaacaatgtcAGGTGGTTGACACATCACCGTTGCTCAATTAGAAACAGACTGCAGTTGTCCATTCCGACACCTTCTTCGTTGTCTACTGGAGCCACGCACTGCGCGAAAATACCGGCGGCAGAGGTAAGAAGTAGCGCGTCAATTGAGGCCCCAGATGCTCCACCGTGACAGCACTTGCCGCCCCATACGTTATCAACAGTTTTGGATCCACCATTCTCACGTTCGCCATCTGCACCACAACGATATTTTTCTGTGTTAATATGACTTTTATCGCCCTCTTTTTGTGATGCATACGCCATCTCCCGCGCCCGGATAACTACCTCGGTGGCAGAGCTCGCCACTTCCAAGTCATTTGGCGTATTCATAATGGCATGATGGACCTGATGGGGAGTTAAAGTGTCCCACACCCCGTCACACGCCACAACGACGCCCCATCGACCCACTGCGGCAGCAGGTGGCACCGGCATAATCGTCACGTCAGGCACTGCAGTTACGGCTTGCTCCCGCGGACCACGGCCACCACACTGCTTAAAGTCGTAATCGCCCAATGCACGAGACACAGCCAATAGTCCCTCGATGCGGTGCTCCACCAATGTGTATCCCGCAGCGTTAATACGAGCCCTTTCTCCTGGATCCGTTGTGCGGTGCGTGATGCTGATGGGTACTATATCTTGTGGTGTATAGAAGGCTGCACCGCTGTCCCCAATATTCGCGCATAGAATGAAGTTTGTTGTGATTCCCACGACGCAGGCTGTGCAGCCAGTGCAATTGTAGTCGCCACGGCGGCCTTCGTCGCTGCTCCGCAGCTCATCGTCGAGTGACAGAAGCGCCTCCTCCATTATGCCAGCAAAGTACAACCTGAGGGCCTCCATTTCACGTCGGGAGACAGTTGGTGAGGCTGACAAACCATGACATGTGTCTGAAGTCTCCGAGTGGTCAGCGGCGCTTCCCCGAGCGACGGACTTGTCAGCGCTACCTTCCGTAAGTTGCCGCACCATTTCAACAGTTACGTTGGAGACTGAGCGGACACCAACGTCTCCCAATGCAGCGCCACTGTTAACATCATTGCTGCTGAGCTGAGGAAAACACCCGCTTTCCCGAGGCCGCAAGGGTGAGGCCTCGCTTACAGAGTACTGAGGTGTGGTCGACTCCTGATCCACGCGGCGGAGAACTGCACTCGCCTCCGCCTCGTCGTGCCGCACTGAACATACTGCTTTGCGGAGGTGTGACTCAAACCGGCTTGCCGCCAGCTTTGCCACCGCATCACCACCATGTCCATCAAAGACACAAAAAACTGCCATGGCCACAGCATCATTAGACTCGCGGGCCGCAATCGTTTCCTCCGCTTTATCGTCGTCGGCCCCTGTATCGGGTGTGTCAGAGAGGCAAGGTATGCTAATAACGAAGGCCGCCTCGGCATCCTCTTGTGTTGCACGCCAGCCTTGTACCTTCGCACCTAGTGAAATCAGCTTTGGTGCTGTCACACCCACGTGTAGAGTGTCTTCCATTGCGGAACAGCGAGGTAATGGTGATGCACTACCCACCAGCCTCGGGGAGCCCAAGCCGCATTCGATGGTGCCACTGATTGCCGCGCTACCACCTTCCGTGGGCGTTACGTCTTGACCCGCGTTTGGAGGATAAAAAAGTGCAATATCAGTCTGTAAGGCGTTACGGTTGACAAGCGGACGATCCCGCAGTACAGAAGAATGGGCACTAGTACGGCCGCAGAATGAGGGCTGTGCCTCACCGTAGCACTTTATTTGTACCTCGTAACCTACACAAGCAATATCACGCACAGGATCCTCAAGGTAGGTACCGCGTGTGGCTGCAAGTTGATCAACCAACGGGTCGTACACCTCTGTGTAGCGCCAGGTGAAGCTCTGGCACGGCTCGCACCAGTAAACACGGTCAAAACTTGTCATGATGTCGAGTATGTTGATAAACAGAGAGCATGCACCTACCGCATTGCGTCCTGTCTCCTCGTCATCCATGGTTTCACACACACTCGACGCCCCCCTCTTACTTTTACCCACTGCAGGAATGGAATCATTGTAGTGGCGTGTGACGTGGGAGGGGCACAAAGCTGTGAGGCAGTGAAGGcagagaaaagaagcggGCCTACGGTCACAGCATTTGCAATGGTGATACAGTTTGTGTGCGTGGTAGCGGCTGTAGTCCACACCACGAGCATCCTTTGTGATCAGCTGTTGAGTGCAAGTACACCGCGAGACGGATCCATCCTCCTCGTAGAATGCATTCCGATCCCGTGTGGAGTCCTTCTCCGTCCCATGGGATGGCAAAACTAATGTTGCATCCAACGTTCCCGACTCTTGGTTGCCGCCGTATCGCCAAAGCAACCCCTCAGtctcttctccttcttcctcttcttgccTCTTCTCAATTCCTTTCTGTTGTGCCTGCTGGGGACGTTCTTGTACAGCTGAATCTCTACTGACACCGATGTTGCTCCTTTCAAAACTACACCGCGCTCCTTTGCCGCCTTCTGCCCTTCCATTAGGAGTCCCTGCTTTCAGAGGCTTATTCATGTACTTTTTCACTTCATCCTCCGCGGAGATAAGCATGACTCCCTTTTCTGCATTAAACAACAGCCGTGCAGCCACTTTGCAATCACTTTTGTCTTGGTCTTCCGTGGGAAAGAGGGGATACGATGTGGATACCACGCCAAACGTGAAGCAGTCATCTTCCTCCGAAGCAATTATTGTTCCCACGTTGCTAACACTTTTCGTGTCTTCATTTGTGCTTGAGGACTGGCTTAGGCCCACACCTCCCTCCCTGGTGTGTCGCCTATCAGCCCTACCCGACCGACCACATGGGGAAGGATCGGCAGCTTTGGTTTCATCAGCACCACCTTCATCACACTTCCTACACGAAGCAATAGTGTCCGGTGGAGCAGAGAGCACGCTCAGATTGAGACCGGAGCACACCGCACGCACAGTACTAAGTATCACCTCCGCTCGTGACCGTCCCTCTTTCAGTAGCTCATAGTGTGGAATGAAAACGTGCTCCTCCGTCTCGACAACTCCAACGCCCGACGTGAGACTGTGTGTGAGGGATTCGAGTCCTTCATCCGTTAACGAGCAGTCCGAGCTCCCAAGGCCAAACGGCTCGTCCACAGTTTCGTCATCCAGCGGTATTGATGGTTGCACCAGGAAGGGTAGCTGGTACTCCACCTTCAGTGGCTTCAGCATGGAGAAAAACAGGCTAGAAAACCCACTTCGCCTCCTGTTCCCGCGTGTTGCGGCAAGCGCCGAGCCTTCCTCAGCCGCCGGAAACTCCGCAGCAATTCTAGGCGAAATCGGTAGAAAGGAGAATACATCCCTGGCTTCTCCCTCGTTTCCTCCTGCCCCCACCCTATCACCATAGTGtttaccaccaccaccaccaccacacgATGGGTTCAGCCGCCCGCCCCCTTCATCTGTCATGGGAATGGATGCATCTACCACAGGCGGCAACGTTTCGGCTGATGCTCTTGGGGCAGACCCTCGTCTCGTCGAACTAGCCCGTGGGAGCATCTTGTCCCGTCGACGCTCGCTGCTATTGTTGGTGTTATCCAACTCTGTCCCTTCCGCCTCGCCATCCTTCCACTGCTCGCTGTGACAACAGTAGTTCACATAGTTCGCAGAGGGTGAAGCGGTGCCTGGAAGCAAAAGTGGTGGCGCCCCCGGTGGCAGTGGCGGTGCGAGTGCTCCTGTCTGAACGCGTGCTTTGAACTTGCGTTGataatgtttttgttgcccTCCATCGTTGCTCGTCAGCGCATTCGCCGGCGTGTATGTGTTCGATTCGTTGCACGGCGGCTCTGCATCTCTACCACTACCTTCTTCCCCAGCAGAGACCGAATGATTGTTCGACACGCTGGACCGTTGACGGTCCTTGAAGGACAGTTTCGACGTCTGTTTTCTCGCTGTCGTCTGCGACGTTCCCTGCTGTGTTCCAGTATATGTAGGCAACCGCAAGGGTTGGCCCTGAGTTCTACACCCACCGCCGCCATCGTCATTATTCATTGGACTTCCGTCCCCACTACGAACACTAGCACTAGAAGCAAGCCTCCAACACGCGGTGCTGAAGCTCACGCTGAGGCTACCAGCATCCTTTGAGAGCTGCTGCGAAGTAACGCTTGAGCCACACAATGTTGCCGAGCGATCTgatttttctccccttgaAAAATTAGTCGACCGCAGACGATCTTTGAATGGCACAAACGTCCtttgtggttgctgctgttgttgatcaGGTCCATCAATTGGTTTTGGTCCTGCAACTACTGGATCAAGAGTTACCGGGCACTGCGGCAGCTTAGCGGATGAAACGAAGCGCACGTGCATCAGCGGAAGAGTTACTGAGGGTTGCATCTGCTTATGGCAATCACTCGCCCCACGATTGAACCGTTCGGCCAGAGGACCGTGAAGTAACATCTGGGAAAGGGGTGTAGTTGgatttggtggtggtgtcgcACTGCGGCGGCGGGCGATGAGCAACTCATTTCCACGTGGTGAATATGGACTGCTTCCACTCGGAGTACGTTCAAATGCCTTGGGAGGTCTCCAATTTGGTATGGGTGTGAAAATATCACTACTGCTGCTTTCGGCGCTGTCAGCACCGGTACCTCCACCGCTATTAGAACTCATATGCTACGCAGCGGCCCTAAATGATGCAGGTCAATAAACGAATTCACGGACACGTAAACCAACCGCTTCAGATTCTGGCCAGCCTTTGTGAGGCCACGTGTCCACGCCCTCTGCAACTATTTTTCTCCTCGTCGACTACTTCCGGAACAacacttatatatatatatatatatatatataagctaCTCCAACTATCCGCCTTGCCCTTTCCCCCACACCCTTCCGATGTCGCAGCCaatattgttgttttcctcgtGGTACTCTTAATCGAGTTCACTATACCTGAACAAATGTTTGGATATGGTGTGAACGCAGTCAAGAAcacaacgaaagaaaaaattcccctttccctggACTTTACGTATTAATACTTTGCTCCCTAATGTACCACACCAATTGCTTATTCCTATCCaaagtaaatatatgtatatgtgtgtgcgtgcgtgcgtgcgacttctttgttgttttttttattttccttcttctcgtTTCTCCTTCTTATTCCCGTCTTCCTGTGTTGTGTTGTATAGtcgtgttcttttttttttttttacccaaTCTGGGGTGGCTGGCAATGCGGCGCGGTGCCGCAATCCAAACACACTTCTATTCTCACTCGAGCAAAgtctcttgtttttctttttttttccccccccgcTCTTCCCTTTGCTCAAACGAGtttcacaaaaacacacacacacacgcacacacacacacttctgCTGCTTCCTTCTCCAGCAGCTTAAATGAATTTATTTGTACTTTATCAAGTTGTAATAATATTCCTGAGTCCtcctaccttctttttttcttgttcttgttgaGGTGTTCCTCTCCCTTTGATGCTTTCAATTTCAGTACCGGCGCCGTGATTGTGGCGGTAGGGGAGGAGAAGTAGAAGGGTGAACAAAttgataaaataaaaataaaataaaaataaaaataaaacaggaaaagacaacaaagTGCCTCTTCTCTCTGTCGTGTCACACTACACTTGTTGCTTACACACGCAG encodes the following:
- a CDS encoding protein phosphatase 2C, putative (similar to Protein phosphatase 2C homolog 3 (EC 3.1.3.16) (PP2C-3). (Swiss-Prot:Q09173) [Schizosaccharomyces pombe]), yielding MLLHGPLAERFNRGASDCHKQMQPSVTLPLMHVRFVSSAKLPQCPVTLDPVVAGPKPIDGPDQQQQQPQRTFVPFKDRLRSTNFSRGEKSDRSATLCGSSVTSQQLSKDAGSLSVSFSTACWRLASSASVRSGDGSPMNNDDGGGGCRTQGQPLRLPTYTGTQQGTSQTTARKQTSKLSFKDRQRSSVSNNHSVSAGEEGSGRDAEPPCNESNTYTPANALTSNDGGQQKHYQRKFKARVQTGALAPPLPPGAPPLLLPGTASPSANYVNYCCHSEQWKDGEAEGTELDNTNNSSERRRDKMLPRASSTRRGSAPRASAETLPPVVDASIPMTDEGGGRLNPSCGGGGGGKHYGDRVGAGGNEGEARDVFSFLPISPRIAAEFPAAEEGSALAATRGNRRRSGFSSLFFSMLKPLKVEYQLPFLVQPSIPLDDETVDEPFGLGSSDCSLTDEGLESLTHSLTSGVGVVETEEHVFIPHYELLKEGRSRAEVILSTVRAVCSGLNLSVLSAPPDTIASCRKCDEGGADETKAADPSPCGRSGRADRRHTREGGVGLSQSSSTNEDTKSVSNVGTIIASEEDDCFTFGVVSTSYPLFPTEDQDKSDCKVAARLLFNAEKGVMLISAEDEVKKYMNKPLKAGTPNGRAEGGKGARCSFERSNIGVSRDSAVQERPQQAQQKGIEKRQEEEEGEETEGLLWRYGGNQESGTLDATLVLPSHGTEKDSTRDRNAFYEEDGSVSRCTCTQQLITKDARGVDYSRYHAHKLYHHCKCCDRRPASFLCLHCLTALCPSHVTRHYNDSIPAVGKSKRGASSVCETMDDEETGRNAVGACSLFINILDIMTSFDRVYWCEPCQSFTWRYTEVYDPLVDQLAATRGTYLEDPVRDIACVGYEVQIKCYGEAQPSFCGRTSAHSSVLRDRPLVNRNALQTDIALFYPPNAGQDVTPTEGGSAAISGTIECGLGSPRLVGSASPLPRCSAMEDTLHVGVTAPKLISLGAKVQGWRATQEDAEAAFVISIPCLSDTPDTGADDDKAEETIAARESNDAVAMAVFCVFDGHGGDAVAKLAASRFESHLRKAVCSVRHDEAEASAVLRRVDQESTTPQYSVSEASPLRPRESGCFPQLSSNDVNSGAALGDVGVRSVSNVTVEMVRQLTEGSADKSVARGSAADHSETSDTCHGLSASPTVSRREMEALRLYFAGIMEEALLSLDDELRSSDEGRRGDYNCTGCTACVVGITTNFILCANIGDSGAAFYTPQDIVPISITHRTTDPGERARINAAGYTLVEHRIEGLLAVSRALGDYDFKQCGGRGPREQAVTAVPDVTIMPVPPAAAVGRWGVVVACDGVWDTLTPHQVHHAIMNTPNDLEVASSATEVVIRAREMAYASQKEGDKSHINTEKYRCGADGERENGGSKTVDNVWGGKCCHGGASGASIDALLLTSAAGIFAQCVAPVDNEEGVGMDNCSLFLIEQR